The nucleotide window ACATCGCGACCTCGGGGCGTTATCGCGGCGATAGCGGCGACTTTATAAGTGGGGGTCGGGCCGGGAGGGGCCCCAAATGGCGACgtggctgctcctggtgctgctcgTGACCCCCGGGGGGGTCCTCCCTGCCCCGAGGGGGGGGCCCGAACCACGGGGGGGTCCCGACCCCCTCTCGGCCGTGTCGGACCCGGAACCCCTTGAGGGTCCCGAGCCCCGAGGGGATCCGGAGCCCCGGGGGGGTCCCGAGCCCCGGGGGGGTCCCGAGCCCCGCTTGACCGTGTCGGACCCGGAGCCCCGGGAAGATCCGGAGCCCCGGGGGGGTCCCGAGCCCCGGGAGGGTCCCGAACCCCGCTTGGCCGTGTCGGACCAGGAGCTCCGGGATCTCTCCGAGCGGCTCCTCGCGGCCGATTCGAaccgggcggggccggggcagctCGAGCTGAACCTGCAGAGCCCCGAGGGCGACTCCGGGAGCCAGAGGTGAGGGGGGAACGGGGGGGGCTTCCTGCGTCTGCCGTGTGTGAcccccatccctccagcccGACCCggctgcctgtcctgctctgcagctcatcCCACATCCCCACCCcgctccatcccatccctccatcccaaaccctcctgtctccatcccaaaccctcctgtctccatcccatccctccatcccaaccCTGCTGTCTccacccctccatcccaaacccttccgtctccatcccatcccttgATCCCACCTGtttccatccctgtccctccatcctgtCCCAATCCCACGTGTTTCCATCCCACACATCTCCATCCTCATTCCTCCACCCTGACCCCACATCCCTTTACCCCAAatctccatcccaccccacaccTCCATCCCCTCTGTCTCCATCCCATCCCCGCATCCCTGGTCCTGTGTGTCtccatcccacattcccaccccatcccgTGGTTCTCCAGCctcatccctccttcccaaatCCTTGTCCCTTCACCCCATAACTCTCCATCCACCCTCATCCCAACCCCACACCCCAAATCCGTGTCCCTCCACCCCAAACCCGTGTccctcccccccatccccgcGGGTTTCCACGCCGCATTCCCAGCCCGCTCCCCCGTTCCAGGCTCTTTTCCTACGTGGCCCCGGCGCTGCTCTCCCGCCCCACGTTTTCCCGGCTCCTGGCGCTCCTGGACAATTACGAGCCGCAGACGGGGCTGGCGGAGGCGGTGACGGACGAGGAGCGGCGGGAGGAGCGGGAATTCCTGGAGGCTGCGCTGGACACGCCGGTCCTGGCGCTGCTGGAGAACTTCGTGCTCAGCAAGGGTGGGGCCCAGGGGACCCCCGGCCCCGGAATGTCCCAAATGTGTCCCCGGAATGtgccccctgtgtccccataACGTCCCCACAGTGTCCCCGGAATGTCCCCAGAATGTCCCCACTGTGTCCTCACGgtgtcccccccatccctgcagtgtGTCCCCCATCCCCCAGTGTCTCCACAGTGTCCCCATggtgtccctcctgtccccataATGTCCCCACAGTGCCCCCATAATGTCCCCTCTGTGTCCTCACggtgtccccccatccctgtaGTGTGTCCTCCaccccccagtgtccccacgGGGTCACCACAGTGTCCCCACAGGCTCCCCATAAtgtccccacagtgtccccatggtgtccctcctgtccccataAAGTCCCCACAAAGTCCCAGTGTCCCCGGAATGTCCCCAGAATGTCCCCACTGTGTCCTCATggtgtccccccatccctgcagtgtGTCCCCCatcccccagtgtccccacggtgtccccacagtgtccccacagtgtccccacAGTGTCCTCACAgtgtccccacagtgtccccacAGGCTCCCCATGGTGTCCCTCCTGTTCCCATAAtgtccccacagtgtcccccCCGTCCCCCTGCACTGTCCCCAGGGCTAAACCTCCTGCCCCCGTgtcccacccccttcccacGACTGTCCCCATGAtgtcccctctctgtccccaggactgtgtcccctgtccctgtgatgtcccctgtccctgtgatGTCCCCAcgctgtccccagggctgtgtcccctgCGATGTCCAGGcactgtccccagggctgtgtcctcTGTCCCCACACTGTCCCCGGGGCTGTGTCTCCTGTCCTGTGATGTCCTCTGTCCCTGGGATGTCCCCACACTGTCCCCTCACTGTCCCTGTtatgtcccctgtcccctcactgtccctgtgatgtccccccctgtcccctcactgtccctgtgatGTCCCCCCCgtcccctggctgtccccaggtCTGTACCCCTCAGCCGAGTCCTTCCGGACCGACCTTCACTCCATGTGGTTCGGGCTCTACTCGCGCTCAGGGGGGAAAGTTCTGGATTCCTCCGGCTTCGAGCACGTGTTCCATGGTGAGGGGACACGGGTGGAAAtggggggacaagggggacaagggggacaagggggacgggggggggggaaatggggggacaagggggacagggggggaaatggggggacaaggggggcgggggggacaggggggacagaggggacggggggggacaggggggacaggggggaaaggggggacggggggggaaatggggggacaagggggacaagggggacacaggggacagcagggtggggagggatggggctggaatcgggggggacatggagggacaggggtgagggggggacagggggacactgaAGATGGGGGGGTCATTTTGAGGCTGGGGGGACATGGCGAGAATGGGGACATTGGAACAGTGACCGAGTGGACAgggggacactgtggggacagagggacactgtggggatggggggacactgtggggacagagggggtacactgtggggatggggggacactgtggggatggggggacactatggggacagaggggacactgtggggacagagggggtacactgtggggatgggggggacactgtggggatggggggacactatggggacagaggggacactgtggggacaggggggtcactgtggggacagggggacactgtggggatgggggacactgtggggacaggggggtcactgtggggacagggggacactgtggggacaggggggtcactgtggggacaggggggacactgtgggacaggggacactgtggggacaAGGGGGTCACTGTGGGGATGGGGGACACTGTGGGGGATGCAggagggggtggctggggaCCAAACCTCGGGCTGGGACGTCGTGTTCGTGTCCACGGTGGGGGCCCCGCGGTGACCCCccctctgtgttcccaggggAGGTGAAGAAGGGGTCGGTGTCTGGGTGTCACAACTGGGTGCAACTGCAGGCGCTGGAGAGGGCGGGGAGGATGGAATACCTGGGATACACCTGGGACGGACCCGTgagtggggatggggg belongs to Chiroxiphia lanceolata isolate bChiLan1 unplaced genomic scaffold, bChiLan1.pri scaffold_89_arrow_ctg1, whole genome shotgun sequence and includes:
- the LOC116781907 gene encoding poly(U)-specific endoribonuclease-C-like encodes the protein MATWLLLVLLVTPGGVLPAPRGGPEPRGGPDPLSAVSDPEPLEGPEPRGDPEPRGGPEPRGGPEPRLTVSDPEPREDPEPRGGPEPREGPEPRLAVSDQELRDLSERLLAADSNRAGPGQLELNLQSPEGDSGSQRLFSYVAPALLSRPTFSRLLALLDNYEPQTGLAEAVTDEERREEREFLEAALDTPVLALLENFVLSKGLYPSAESFRTDLHSMWFGLYSRSGGKVLDSSGFEHVFHGEVKKGSVSGCHNWVQLQALERAGRMEYLGYTWDGPWTGFPDVLSLRFRWDGYPKPRGSLLVGSSPEFDLALFTLCFLARPDRQCHVSLGGEAATIQTYSWDQQPLVASAYPLTP